In Phaseolus vulgaris cultivar G19833 chromosome 7, P. vulgaris v2.0, whole genome shotgun sequence, the genomic stretch TTCATTAACTCTACTTGCATCCATATCCAACCAAACATAaggaaaaatttaaaaaagaaaagtgagTCACGGGCTTAGTTCATGAAAAAGTTTTGtagaaagaaaacaatgcataGAAGTTTGTGATTAATGAAATAATTAACTTTAATTATggataatgaaaataattaaagaaaagttGTAACCAATGTTGTGGCAGGACTTAATTATTTTCACAGTATATTTTATATCATATAGTAAGGAACAAAGTACTATGTGAAGAGGAACCTGAACAGTAGAATTCTGAACCACCAAATATTTTTCTGATCTAGGGTACCTAGGCAATAATATTTCAGAAGCCTATAATATTGCAACAATAATTATACGATTCTCAATAAACCCAATTAAGTATTGTTGATTGAGATCATGGAAGTTTCACTGCATAAAATGAGTAAACCAGAACACATACACAGAGTCCAATGAATAGAAGATACATTGACAGTTACAAAACGATAAAATAATATGCAAACAAAAATCTCATGCCACAGTTTGCATCACAAAAACTGCAATTAATGCATGCAATGGCAGGGAGTGCAGCTAGCTGTGACCAGAACCATGTGTGATGTGCATAACATTAATCTGCATTATTTGAAATCTCAGAATCATGATTATCGAATGTAAAATTGTATTAAGACAGTAaatgttttcttaaattttatcaAATTCTGTTTAAGATGTGATTTAGACTGAAATTGAAGTTGCTAAGAGTGTGTATTATGAGAATGCATGGTGTTGgattttagttttaaaagtaTAAGAAATGATACGGCGCCATGTCTTCTGGGACCTAAGTATCGTCCTAGATTAGTGGAGAACAACATATATCTTATCCCTTGTTAAAGCATTTTTTGGCCTCACTCACTTGTCTGCTATTGTTTGTTTATGTGGGTTGTGGCCAAAATATGTATGAATGAGAAAGGATCATAACCGTACCAATCAATGTGTTAACACATtcattttactaggttgccccTCCTCTGTGTGCACGAAGGACCCTTCTTGTCGAGGGAGCACCATTCAAACACttcaaaaaaaaatccattttaaCATTCCGAATATTAACAGAAGAGCTTTTGGTTTAAAGGTAAATCATGAATCCATGTTTAACCTAATTTGACTTCAAATTGAACCTATACTAAAAAACATGTAGACCATAGTTTTCCCCAACTCATTTTACATTTTACAATAACCTTGTTTTGGAAAATTCTCCATTGTCCAAGTTTATTTTGGGAAAAGATGAATTCAGATTAGAGCATGCATATGTTGGTCTTTTCCAAGACTTATTTATGggttttagtaacattttttttaatgttaggtggataaaagataaagagattttataatatataataatatataaattagtgtAAATTTTATagattgaaataatttattttaacgaAAATTTGTTGGTCAAATGGAATTCACGAGATATGGTGCAAAATTCGATTTATGAGAGtgattttgtaaaattgaattaaatttaaagttcacttcttagaataaattttatttgtgaatatcaatcattttaaaaatttaaaagatatttttaaataggATGCTTAAATTTGTGTCTATAGTTTTTGTTAAGTGTTCATGTATTAATTCCTTAACTAGTGTTTTTAGGTACTGGTTAGCAAGATTCTTCATTGTGTAACATTTGttaataaaaagttaataaaattaGCTGAAAAAACTATGGCTGATAATCAACACTTACACAAACTCTTCCAAGAGttaaaaaaaacagttgaaataGTGTGTCATCCAAAGATAACGTGATAAGATTAGTAACAAATTACCCAACCCACCTGCTCCAATCCTCCTCTGTTTCAGTGTCtgtatttgaatatttttcaaaatctttagtTGAAAATtcaacaagaaaatcataatgAAAGGAGAAGATGCATTAGTAGTAAAGATCAAGAATCTTAACATTGAcccagataaaaaaaaatattaaaatgttgGTCCCCCTTAGGTTAGTAAATTAGAGTGATGAAGATGCACACACCCTGTCCCATTAGCAGACAGGTAGATCATGCTACAGTGGTCTCTCTCTGATGCTATGTGCTCCCCTCACTTCTGAGAGAGGACATTCACCTTATTACTTTTTTTGACATTGTCCCCTGTTGAAAAGGATTGCTGGATAAAGATTTATTGTTCTTATTGGAAAACTGTATCAATCTttaatcattttcatttttcagaTTCCACCAAATCTTTCTCTTTAACCATCTTATTTGTTAACGTTGAAAATTCTACACCGagtaaagattttttttttatcgagaatagcaattaaataaataaatgtaaaccACTTCAGGGTGGTTCAACTCATATACAAAGAAAGCAAAAACCAACAACTAACTAAGACTAACAAACTAATTAAACCAAAACGCTAACCGAACTAGAAGTCTAAGAATCGCTTCAAGCGACCAGACTCATACATACCAAAGGGTCCAGACACCAATCGGAAAAAGAAAACGAAGCATAACGCAATTTTGTagaaatccaagaccaaacatttACTTGCATCAAAACACACACTTCAGACGCATCAGTCACAACCTTGTTGAAAATGATATTGTTCCTGTGAATCCAAATTTCTCCCACCACCCCTACCCAGATAGTTCTCCACACGTCGTTAACAGTCTCAGAAGACAAGCTCATCCTGAACTAAACGTCGTTTGTGTCTCACATAgcattttatagtatattagTGTATGCAAACATCATCTCATAAGTttgttttatgaggttgagttagacttaaagtttaaTTCTTAacatcaaaatcattttttaaccTATTGTAACGAGTGTTTGTTAAACTTATCAAATCATTCATACCATTTATAATATATTGTGTACaaaccaattttataaaattaaattaggttcctttttaataattaaatactcTAATGGATGATTTATTTATGTCTCACTTGACTATGTAAGAAGGAGACAAGAGCATGGTGAGTGATTCAAAAGTGAGAAATACATTGCATAGATACGTTCTTTGATTCAACACCTTGTTTATATCTTATCACAAATACCATCTGCTCttaataaacaaaacaaaaaacaaattttgatttctaatCAATTCTGCAAACAAGTAATTAAATTTATGATTAGGTTAGACTTGTAGGATTAATAATTGAACAATTTTAGGATTTGATGATTAAAGATGAGAAACAATTTGGGAGATAGGCACGTAATAATGGAAGTATTTGTCTGTTACTGTTAAGCCATGTGATCCCTGTGCTGTCTAGGTTTAATTAATGTTAAAGTTtacttaattaataatttatacaatcAAAATGGAAGAATCTCACATCAGATGCATTCACATTACTTTTTCATTGTTTTAACAAACTACGATACTAATATCAATTGTGATTAATCTTCAAGAGTTCAGTACCATTTGTGTGGATaccatttttaataaaatgtgtTCTTTTTTATCCatcatatttaaatttctattttttttcattaatatctttaatttaattaatacccaaaatgtaaatgaaagaaatattttccctgcagatttttttaaaaaatgtatattggctaaaaattgaataaaattaaatattaaaaggatagatatttttaaaaaaatagaaagtttaaaaaattataaatacaaaataaaaggtGAATTACGttgttaaaacataaaacatgtgagttaatttattaaaaacatgaaAGTGTTGTTTACAAACTGTAAAAAGATAAATAtcgttttattaaaaataaaaaaatatatacaaatatctATTTTCAAACTAGAAATAAGGTAAATATAATTTCCtccaaagagaaaaaaaaaactccaaacATTAGATGTTGGGCAATTGCTTTCTGCACCATCTCGCTATTCCCAATTTCAGTGAAAAAGACGAaaattctctatttttttattatgaattttcTTATTCGAAATggacttttgattttttttctgaatttttattttcgGAACACAAAAATCTCTTCCTGATCTatttttctgaaatatattattttcaatcctgaattttcattttcagaataaatgatatttttaaaattttaaaattatgttgagTGCAGGTTCAAAAATATTTGGTGTAGAAAGAATTTGCCTGTGAATATGCGATTTTGGGCTATGAAATCTGAGTACCGAAGCCCACGTACTACTTTCCACTTAGCCTGTGTGTTATGAACATTACATTCTGCACCCCTATGATTTGAATCTGCACCCTTATTGGGATTAAATGTCAAAAGTACCCTCcatgattttttgttttatattcattatcgtttttgttagtttgttatagattagataataaaaaaaaatagattatacaattcaaaaactattttaagTTTTGTATACATTCTTGAATACATTTTAATATACACTTTGGGTGCTATGCTTTGTCTatgtgaataaaatattatgaatgGGATTGCGGCACTTCACTTTTCGATGTGGAAGGATGACACTAAAAAGAAGGGAACCTTACTTCCTTTTTGCATTGGTTATCTGAAatacaaaatatgaattttaaattgtatagtttaaaatataattttttaaaaagttaaaattgaatatattttttataggaGTGCAACTTCTAGATATGAGGATGAAGACAATGTCCATGTGTCACTAGTGCTACATTCATGGGCCTTGACCCACCTCTCTTGAGGATTTTTCTACCTGCACCCCATGATTATTACATGTACTCTCGTATTAACAACAAAGACTAAAATACTTTCTCTTTACTGGAAATGTGTTCTCCATGACTGCCTCACTTTTTgagaggaagaaaaaaataagcTTGTTCTGGAATAATAAATTGGTCATTTTAAAAGTTATGGAGGTGCAATAAGAAATTATGAGGATCCTTAACCTTACATGACTTTGATGCATTGCATCTTCAAATGGGTTTGAAAAGAAATAAGACAAATAGGTGAAAAGCTTTCTTACAAGGACTCACCGTGGAGGAAACAAAAGTTTTTTCTTTAagatttttttcttgattttaatagcctttaaaaattagattttgataTGAACTATGATAtaagtctttttctttttttaccaCTGAAAAATTGTACATTTTTTATGACCTTTCTAATATAagattatacattttttttattgttgtgaAACCAATTTGAAGCATAAATGTTCCATTACAACTTAAATTTAATGTTGAAGTGTGTATAGAATTGTCTTATAAATTGTTTCACGCAATCTTGCTTATAATTTATCAACCACAAATTCCACTCTTGTATTGCTATCAAACTCCAATCTTATTTGTGTTTTACCAAGTGGATCCCAATTAGTATTGTTATAAAAGGTATATCAATTTTTTTGCAAAATCAATCACCACTTGCCCCCATTTTCAATGATAATTCTCAAATCTTCATTTTTTATGTACCACTGCTTTTTACTAGTCATAATTCacaaagttttctttttatatgtaTCCACCAACAACAACAAATCTCACTACGTGGTATAGGTCtccaatgattttaaaaatagttcTTAACAATTACATACTAAATTGAATCTCAATTGATGTATGAGTCTCCAATTGGTTTGGATGATATCGTAATTGTTCTTGTCTGTTGACTTCGGTCGGGCTTCGTGGTGGACTCTGCGTTGTCTTATCTCTGCTTGATGCTGCTGAATTGAGATGTCGTTTTAATACAGGGGGTTCCACCTGTTGATCAAGTCAGTGAAAACATTCAAACTATAAAATCTATATTAGTCTAGACTTCTCAAAAAAACTTTTCTTTACTCAAGGTCTTAAACCCTTTTATAGACACTCCTTCAACAatttcaacaacaaaaatatttcattaatgtGTTCCTTTATTTTTCGGGTGCCATGCAACATTATTCCTAATAGCTTAACCACCTCAATTATTCACCAtgtgattttgtttttaattattttttcaatatggACTGTCAATCATTTGGGCCGACCTCATGACAAACCACTGGACCCGTTATTCACCTCAGATCGAGCTAGGTATCTCTCAAACTGACCTGTCTAATGGAGCTACTACACTTAAGTGTTTGGGTGAAGATCCGAACAAGTTCGACTAATACAATAATCAATATGGAGGTAACACAGAGAGAAAATTAGCAAGTAAAAAAATCATGCGTTATACTCTTAATAGAAGATGACTAATTCCTTACTCAATCATGACTCAACATTTCAAAAGACCTAATAAGTTGATCAAActgaaaatgaatttttttattagaattagAGACAATTACAACTAATAccgaaatcaatttttaaaaaaggaaCCAACTCAACTGAAAATTTGATTACTTTGAATCAACAAAACAGTTGAATAGTTTGTTAACTAACACAAATAAATTCATAATCATAGAGAAAAAGATGGATGCAATGAGAAAGACATTATGATAAATGCAGATAAGATCTATTCACAAAATGTGAGTGACAAATTCAATTTCCTGCATACATGGTGGTTTTGGAGAGAGTAACTGAAAtggaaatataaattataaaaaactttTCAAAGTGAATGAAGGTTTTTAAATTCATAACGTATTAGATGATGTATTCTAACATAGTTCTTCAATTGATTGTGAAGATTATAATCATGAATATCATTGTCGTATGCTgccaattagaaaaaaaaaaagttttaaaagtatCTTGTAAAAAAAAACCCAGATAATGTGAAAAAGTAATGTAAAACAAAGACATTACATTGAAACAATTattgaaaataagataaataacaaacttatataaaatataagagTATCCATGAAACATTAATATAAGATAAGACGACTAAgagataaattatatattatgaacaaaattgtaattaaatttatcgatattaaattaatgtttaattATAGGAGTGTAATTTATGAAAAGTCCTTAGTTCCTTACAAGGAACTTACTATTATGAGTCTTATTAACTAACTACCATAAATCTCAATGCAGGGAACCTTATTTGTTGCTAATCTTATATTGTAGCTTGAGTTTGACAAATCCTGTAGACAAAAGAAAAACTACAATGAATCTTATTGTATTTTAAGTGAGTTCCTTTAGACTTTATCACCTTTAAGTAACTGTTCTAAGTTTTATAAAAtctacattttttatattttttacagtttaaaaattaatttagttactataatttaatatagtttatattgaattttttcTATTCCTAAAATCTTAGATACTGTGCAATACCAagtcttaattttaaaattctattatACCTTAAATCTGTGTActacaataaaaaattgttataataaaaatattttaaatttaagattattatcAATACAAATTTGGTATGGCATTTAAGCATATGCCTTTAATTCCTAATAAACCATAATTATCTgattcatattaaaataatatttttgttaatagaATAACTATTCCAAGAAACATTGAAATATCACCAAATAAAAAACTTTTGTGAATTAAATCAATATTTAATGAATTATACTCTATTTTCCTAATTTAATTAActgaattataatttatttttcttgttcctatatataatatataatatataatacataCCCTGTCATTGATATGGTTTCTTTGAACCAAACCAAAACGAAATCTATTTTTCTATTCATTTGCTTTTTGTGTCCACTCGACTCTACTATATAACTCGTACGAGGAACACATCCAACACCTCTGACTCTGTCGTTTTCTCTCTCCCAAACTGAAAACTAAAACCCATTTTCTTCTCCAAAACCTTGACTTTCTCCAACCGAAACGCGCTTCCGAGCACATTTTCTTCGCTCTCTCACCCATTGTTCTAACCTCCTCGTACTGTCAAATTCCGACACACCCGGTGAGCTCCATTGCCCCTTTCCTCCCACTCCGTCCAAACAACGTTCTAgggttttcttttttcttattaCCTCAACCTGTcgtgagaaaaaaaatgatttttaatttgttttagcGATTTTCGAAATTCCTGGACGTGGGGTCGATAGTTTTTTAATTGGCTGCTATTATGTTGAAGATTATTTGTTTTAGGAACTTTCCTGAAATTGGGCACTGTGACATTGATGTGCACAATGTTCAGCTAGGGTTTAAGTTTAACCCCTTGTTTAGCTGGATTTGAACTTTCAGAATATCAAATGAAATGGAGGcgaaaagaatatttttaatttagggCGTGTGAATTTTTCTGGCTTGGTTATACAGTGTTAATATCAATTTTGTATATAGATTTGTGATGATATAATGCAAATAGATACCCTTCTGTTGGTATTGCGcatgtgcttagtaatttgtaaACGTGTGTGAAGATTGAGCATGATTGGTGGCACATGTTACTGTGGACAAATGGTTACTGAGGTTAGTTTTTGGTGGTGTGGGGTATGGAGACTGTTTAAGTTGGTAAGGGGACAAAACTTGAACTTGAATCCAGTGAGCAATCAGATAGAAATGATTTGTTTGGTATTTGTGCTTGCAGCACCTATGTTTGAATGCATGAAATTGGAATTTGCTACTACACGTTATAAGAGGGAAATTCTCACTGGGatggattttttattttgtttgtgtgtgtatatatgaCATGCAGTGTGTTATGATCAAGAAGGTTGATAAGGAGCAAAAGTTGGTTTTGTAGGTGTTTGAAGGAACCAAATATCTGTTTCATTTGAGTTCTGCAGGGTAGAAGAAATTATAGAATGAAACTACAACCCTAATGCATGAAATCTCTAAAGATGCTCTTCAGAACCTTGAACTTGGATTATATTTTATCCTTTTAATATCAAAATTGTTTCATTGTAAAGTGGGTGTTGTGTGTGCGCATTAAAATTTGAATGCGTAGAAGCCTTGTCACATTTTCTGCCAGTGCCTTTCATATGCTTgtaaattgaattatatttttagacATTATTCTTTGTTAATATGAAAATCCTGCGGAATCAATCATTTGAGTTACTCAAATTTttgaataaacttgaaaatgaaaattgaaataGATTAATAGAGGTAGGGAAGTAAAGATAATTGATTGTGTGTATGATCAATGATAAAATTGGAAAAGAACATTTAAAGAGTCAAGACTCCTCTGTTTCTAGAACAAAGAAATAATTTGAGTAACTAGCATTCACTTAAAAAGAAATTTTCCTTCCAATGGATGAATCAAGATCCTTAACAAAATAAACTTGAACTTTGAATATCcttaaagaaataatttgtgTAACCAGCCCTCTGTTTCTAGAACAAAGAAATAATTTGTGTAACCAGCATTCACTTGTAAAGAAATTTCTCTTCCAATGCATGAATCAAGATCCTTAACAAAATAAACTTGAACTTTTAATGTCcttaaagaaataatttgtgTAACCAGCATTCACTTATAACGAAATTTCTCTTCCAATGCATGAATCAATATCCTTAACAATAGACTTGAACTTTGAATCTTTGAAACGTGTCATTGTTATTTCTTATATTAAGTACTTTTTTTGTTAAACAATTTCAGGTACTGCTGATGATCTTTGTTCCTCAAATCAGAATAGAGTTCTGAGATCTAGCAGTGTTACTGGCAATGAAAAATCTTCTATAGGTTCTGTTACATACTTTTAATTGCATTGTGACATGGAGGCTCAAATTCATCAACTTGAACAGGAAGCTTACTCTGCTGTCTTGCGTGCTTTCAAAGCTCAGTCTGATGCTCTTACATGGGTATATAGCATTGGTTCCCCCCATGTATTTTTTGtatcatctttgtattttcctgTGTTAAAGAtttatctcattttattttatgtattcaTCAGGAGAAGGAAGGTTTGATAACTGAGCTTAGAAAAGAGTTAAGGGTTTCGGATGATGAACACAGAGAGCTTCTTACCAGGGTTAACTCTGATGAAATAATTCATCGCATTAGGTTTGGAAATTATTTGAGTAGTGGCAATAGTGTAGAAAAAAGTTTTTTTGGCCATTTTCTGCTACTTTTAtaatgttatgtgattgaaaATTCAATTCAGGGAGTGGAGACAAACTGGTTGTTACCAACCTGCAAGGCGCAGCACATCTCAGCCTGTTCATGACATCTTACCTAGTCCAACTGTTTCAGTTTCCCGAAAAAAGCAGAAGACATCCCATTCGGTACCATcttctatttataatatatGATGTGATGTGGGCTTTGATAGCACATTTTTGTATGTTCATATTCATTGCCTGCATTTGTTACGGGTGTTTTAGGATCCAGAGGCCAAAATCCATAATTTTACCGCACTTAAATTCTTACAGAAGAGATATATTATTGCCCATTTGGTTTTAATTTTCCACCAATATTGGCACCAGGGTCAGTCCTTGCCTGCTTTATCTTCAGTGAAGTCTGCACAATATACTTCTGCTGGACCTACTGGAGGTAGGCATTTTTCAAATCGCAATGCTAGTGCTCTTGCATCCAATGCACCTGCTGAAGCAGCAGCCTTTGATCCATTGATTGGGAAGAAAGTTTGGACTAGGTGGCCTGAAGATAACCACTTTTATGAAGCTGTTGTAACTGATTACAACCCTGCAGATGTATGTTTAGATCTTAAATTAGTTCTAAAAATTCTTGATTATTGCATTTATATTTTACCTGGTGAACACATTTGAATGGTCACTGGTCTGAttctcatttgaattttatGTTTAGGCCCTTTAGGGTGATTTATGTAGTTGAATTGTTTTGCCCACATGTAGGATGCCTTTTGGTTTGGTTTCCCCATGCACCAATTAAAGAATGAACAGTATGCAaacattttgtatttatttcatTTAGGATAAATGTGTCTCTCTATCGTTTCTAAACTCTTGTAggatatataatgaaatattggTCCTTTAATCGTGATGGAAATAAAAAAAGCTGAAAAGTGATTAGGGCCCAATCCTGAAAGTTCATGGCAGCATGATAGgctttttttaataacttttttcaGTAATTTTTTATCGAACTTTTGGACTTTTCTTTCTCGCAGGGTCGGCATGCTTTGGTTTATGATATTAATAAAGTACATGAGACTTGGGAATGGGTTGATCTCAAAGAGGTATATATTTCGTATGCTGTGCTGCATATATAACAGCAATAGTTAATTaggttttaaaatttcaatagtTACTTTGAGTTTAGCATTTGCAAAAAATGTTAATAGAAAGATTAACATCTAATAATATGAAatgactaaaaaataaaatatttttaaagatgaCAAGACTAGATAAGTAagcaaatgattttttttgccTGTAGCATAACcttcctttaaaaaaaaatctagaaggCAAGTCTTATGTGTCTTAGTACCAATGGGACACTGAGAACATATTAAGGGATAGCAGAATTTGCAGCATCCATCCTCCACAAAAAGCAGTTTGAATCCTCCTATCAGCTTATCTGTTATTATGGCCTAAAACTAAAGCTATTCAATCCATTGTCCTTCTTTTTGGCCTTTAGCTCCTTTTATCTTGTCTTGGTAGTTGGTACCCTGGCTGAAACATCATACTCCAATAGCTTATTTTGCATGTACTTTCAATGTTTTATCTCAACTTTTAAAAGGGGGTGTGTTAGGTTACACATAGATCTATGTGTAACCTAACAgggtgatatttaaattaagtaCAGAAAGGGTATATAATCATTTTTTATGATAGCTGGTGAATCTATACTCTGGCCCTTGAAGGGTGCATTGTAGAATCCATCTCTTATCTTCTGTAAGTTTAATCCAATTTAGAGTCAAATGGGCCATTTTCCTTCCTCATTTGTGCCACATTTATTATCTCTTCAGTGCAAACTCATTCTACACTTGTTTGCAATATTATTTCACGTATCAGGAAAACACTGTTTGAACATAGACTGTGGATGGGTGAACTTTACAACTTCAACCATTGATGAATTTGATAGATCAGATAATAGTTATGTAAGTTAGGTTAGTTAGTCAAAGAAATACGAAGAATTTATTAGAAAGTAGGGAAATGGGCCCATTAAGGTGGGCTTACGTTAGCAATGCTGTAGCTGTATATAAATAGAAAGGTTGTGAGGGATTTGACTTGTCATTTAAGAGAGAATGGGAACCTTTCAGCGTTGCAAGGTGAAGACCCTCGATTTCTGTAAGTAGG encodes the following:
- the LOC137830629 gene encoding protein EMSY-LIKE 1-like isoform X2, with the translated sequence MEAQIHQLEQEAYSAVLRAFKAQSDALTWEKEGLITELRKELRVSDDEHRELLTRVNSDEIIHRIREWRQTGCYQPARRSTSQPVHDILPSPTVSVSRKKQKTSHSGQSLPALSSVKSAQYTSAGPTGGRHFSNRNASALASNAPAEAAAFDPLIGKKVWTRWPEDNHFYEAVVTDYNPADISPEDIRWEGEDPGILHRGGHSGHGRGVKRFFGHGGDSLGAGRGRGHPRLHTRQEFHPPQNGIGKRVLDDIELLNTDSLVKEVERIFATSAPDSMELEKAKQMLKEHEQALVDAIARIADASDGESDEEQPFLQHGQLMERG
- the LOC137830629 gene encoding protein EMSY-LIKE 1-like isoform X1 yields the protein MEAQIHQLEQEAYSAVLRAFKAQSDALTWEKEGLITELRKELRVSDDEHRELLTRVNSDEIIHRIREWRQTGCYQPARRSTSQPVHDILPSPTVSVSRKKQKTSHSGQSLPALSSVKSAQYTSAGPTGGRHFSNRNASALASNAPAEAAAFDPLIGKKVWTRWPEDNHFYEAVVTDYNPADGRHALVYDINKVHETWEWVDLKEISPEDIRWEGEDPGILHRGGHSGHGRGVKRFFGHGGDSLGAGRGRGHPRLHTRQEFHPPQNGIGKRVLDDIELLNTDSLVKEVERIFATSAPDSMELEKAKQMLKEHEQALVDAIARIADASDGESDEEQPFLQHGQLMERG